In Lycium ferocissimum isolate CSIRO_LF1 chromosome 11, AGI_CSIRO_Lferr_CH_V1, whole genome shotgun sequence, a single genomic region encodes these proteins:
- the LOC132037480 gene encoding small ribosomal subunit protein uS3x-like: MDKAIQISKKRKFVADGVFFAELNEVLTRELAEDGYSGVEVRVTPMRTEIIIRATRTQNVLGEKGRRIRELTSVVQKRFNFNENSVELYAEKVNNRGLCAIAQAESLRYKLLGGLAVRRACYGVLRFIMESGAKGCEVIVSGKLRAQRAKAMKFKDGYMISSGQPVNEYIDSAVRHVLLRQGVLGIKVKIMLDWDPKGKQGPMTPLPDLVTIHPPKEEEEYLRVPVAAPADIEPPVVQQAFVASA; the protein is encoded by the exons ATGGATAAGGCTATTCAGATCAGCAAAAAGAGAAAG TTTGTGGCAGATGGAGTGTTTTTTGCAGAGTTGAATGAAGTGTTGACACGTGAATTGGCAGAAGATGGATATTCAGGAGTGGAAGTTAGAGTTACTCCAATGAGAACTGAAATCATTATCAGAGCTACTCGTACTCAAAATGTTCTTG GTGAGAAGGGGAGGAGGATTAGGGAGTTGACATCGGTTGTCCAGAAGAGGTTCAATTTTAATGAGAACAGCGTGGAGCTGTATGCTGAGAAGGTTAACAACAGAGGGCTTTGCGCCATTGCTCAGGCTGAGTCACTTCGATACAAGCTCCTTGGTGGTCTTGCCGTCAGGAG GGCATGCTATGGTGTTTTGAGATTTATCATGGAGAGTGGAGCCAAAGGATGTGAG GTGATCGTAAGTGGAAAATTGAGAGCTCAGCGTGCCAAGGCCATGAAGTTCAAAGATGGGTACATGATTTCTTCCGGTCAGCCTGTGAACGAGTATATTGACTCTGCTGTAAGACATGTTCTCTTGAGACAG GGAGTACTTGGAATCAAGGTCAAGATCATGCTTGATTGGGATCCCAAAGGAAAGCAAGGTCCAATGACACCTCTTCCAGATCTTGTCACAATCCATCCTCCCAAGGAGGAAGAGGAATACCTCAGGGTACCTGTGGCAGCGCCGGCTGACATTGAGCCTCCCGTTGTGCAGCAAGCCTTTGTTGCATCAGcttaa